One Lemur catta isolate mLemCat1 chromosome 15, mLemCat1.pri, whole genome shotgun sequence genomic window carries:
- the LOC123620218 gene encoding olfactory receptor 1A1-like — translation MREVNQSSTLEFILLGVNGQQEPDFFFFFLLFFFSFSFSFFLFVYPITLIGNVLIILAIYSDIHLHNSMYFFLANLSLVDIFFSSVSIPKMIASHLLGSKIISFGGCLTQKYSMLAMANTDSHMLAVTAYDRAVAISCTLHYTTIVSPKSCVLLLVGSWVVGNTNSLPRTLLIASLSFCDNHEVANFYRDIASLLKLSCSDIHLNVKMMYLGVGVFSVPPLCIVISYIWFFSTVLGVPSTTGVLKAFSTCGSHLRVVSLYNGIIMGMYLCPLTRYSLKDAVITVTYMAVTPKLNRFISSLRNRDTKAARWKLFSKRISSCRVRARLGDCNMHLKVRPQRNSLQEATFDLGSQKILLRNIGTN, via the coding sequence ATGAGAGAAGTAAATCAGTCATCAACCCTGGAATTCATCCTCCTGGGAGTTAATGGTCAACAGGAAccagatttcttcttcttctttcttctcttcttcttctccttctccttctccttcttcttatTTGTTTACCCCATCACACTGATTGGAAACGTGCTCATCATCTTGGCCATTTACTCTGACATTCACCTTCACAACtcaatgtattttttccttgccAACCTCTCTTTGGTTGACATCTTCTTCTCATCTGTAAGCATCCCTAAGATGATAGCCAGCCATCTCTTGGGCAGCAAAATCATCTCCTTTGGAGGATGCCTAACACAGAAGTATTCCATGCTTGCCATGGCTAACACAGACAGCCATATGTTGGCTGTGACTGCATATGATCGAGCTGTGGCCATCAGCTGCACACTCCACTACACAACAATTGTGAGTCCAAAGTCTTGTGTCCTGCTACTTGTTGGGTCTTGGGTGGTTGGAAACACCAATTCCCTCCCCCGCACTCTGCTCATAGCTAGTCTGTCCTTCTGTGACAACCACGAAGTGGCCAACTTCTACCGTGACATTGCCTCTTTGCTCAAGCTGTCCTGTTCTGACATCCACCTTAATGTGAAGATGATGTACCTGGGGGTTGGTGTTTTCTCTGTGCCACCGTTGTGCATTGTTATCtcttatatttggtttttttccacaGTCTTAGGGGTTCCATCCACCACAGGTGTGCTCAAAGCCTTCTCCACTTGTGGTTCTCACCTCAGAGTTGTTTCTTTGTATAATGGGATAATCATGGGCATGTATTTATGTCCTCTGACTAGGTACAGTCTAAAGGATGCAGTGATAACTGTGACGTACATGGCAGTGACCCCAAAGTTAAATCGTTTCATCTCTAGTCTGAGAAATCGGGACACGAAGGCTGCCCGGTGGAAACTCTTCAGCAAGAGGATCTCCTCATGCCGGGTGAGGGCTCGCCTCGGAGACTGCAACATGCACTTGAAAGTCCGCCCTCAACGTAATTCCCTCCAGGAAGCTACCTTTGACCTTGGCAGCCAGAAAATTCTTCTCAGAAATATTGGAACAAATTGA